In Kitasatospora sp. NA04385, a single genomic region encodes these proteins:
- a CDS encoding TROVE domain-containing protein: protein MARFNIRRAAAPAATGPTSPVTSTGRTVRNHNGGTGHLRDEKSELFLLTVANLVGQDAFYERGGARDDRYTALVRELAVRDPEWTLDLLRWLRYGAAMRTASLVGAAEFTRARLDAKLPGHSRQVVDAVLQRPDEPGELLAYWTSRYGRALPKPLKRGVADAAARLYDARALLKYDTASKGYRFGDVLELTHPAPHRDKPWQGELFRYALARRHRPDEAVPPAGNAVLTAHRELADLPVAERRALVTGPGGAERLAAAGMTWEALAGWLQGPLDAAVWEAVIPSMGPMALVRNLRNFDRAGVSDEAAEAVARRIADRGEVRRSRQFPFRYLAAHRNVPSLRWGHALEQALRHSLENVPELPGRTLVLVDRSGSMFDRPSAQSELNRADTAAVFGTAIALRSAAADLVEFGTGSREIGLRPGDSLLKAVDRFGNLGGTNTAEAVRAHYRGHDRVVIVTDEQAYGDFPHDPLESVPAHVPCYTWNLAGYRTGHAPSGTGNRHTFGGLTDAAFRLVPLLEAGQDAAWPWERDRRSSKRHPEVRP from the coding sequence ATGGCCCGCTTCAACATCCGCCGCGCCGCCGCCCCGGCCGCCACCGGCCCGACCTCGCCCGTGACCAGCACCGGGCGGACCGTCCGCAACCACAACGGCGGGACGGGCCACCTGCGCGACGAGAAGTCCGAACTCTTCCTGCTCACCGTCGCCAACCTGGTCGGCCAGGACGCCTTCTACGAGCGCGGCGGCGCCCGCGACGACCGCTACACCGCACTCGTCCGCGAACTCGCCGTCCGCGACCCCGAGTGGACGCTCGACCTGCTGCGCTGGCTGCGCTACGGCGCCGCGATGCGCACCGCCTCGCTGGTCGGCGCCGCCGAGTTCACCCGCGCCCGGCTCGACGCGAAGCTCCCCGGGCACTCCCGCCAGGTGGTCGACGCGGTCCTCCAGCGTCCCGACGAGCCCGGCGAACTGCTCGCCTACTGGACGTCCCGGTACGGCCGCGCCCTGCCCAAGCCGCTCAAGCGCGGCGTCGCCGACGCCGCCGCCCGGCTGTACGACGCGCGCGCCCTGCTCAAGTACGACACCGCGAGCAAGGGCTACCGCTTCGGCGACGTCCTGGAGCTGACCCACCCGGCCCCGCACCGCGACAAGCCGTGGCAGGGCGAGCTGTTCCGCTACGCGCTGGCGCGCCGCCACCGCCCCGACGAGGCCGTCCCGCCCGCCGGGAACGCCGTGCTGACCGCCCACCGCGAGCTGGCGGACCTGCCCGTGGCCGAGCGCCGCGCGCTGGTCACCGGCCCGGGCGGCGCCGAACGCCTGGCCGCCGCCGGAATGACCTGGGAGGCGCTGGCCGGCTGGCTGCAGGGCCCGCTGGACGCCGCCGTCTGGGAGGCCGTCATCCCCTCGATGGGCCCGATGGCGCTGGTGCGCAACCTGCGCAACTTCGACCGGGCCGGCGTCTCGGACGAGGCGGCCGAGGCCGTCGCCCGCCGGATCGCCGACCGCGGCGAGGTCAGGCGCTCGCGCCAGTTCCCGTTCCGCTACCTCGCCGCGCACCGGAACGTGCCCTCGCTGCGCTGGGGGCACGCGTTGGAGCAGGCGCTGCGGCACTCGCTGGAGAACGTGCCGGAACTGCCCGGGCGCACACTCGTCCTGGTCGACCGCTCCGGCTCGATGTTCGACCGGCCCAGCGCGCAGAGCGAGCTCAACCGGGCCGACACCGCCGCGGTCTTCGGCACCGCGATCGCCCTGCGGTCCGCCGCCGCCGACCTGGTCGAATTCGGCACCGGCAGCCGGGAGATCGGCCTCCGGCCGGGTGACTCGCTGCTCAAGGCGGTCGACCGCTTCGGCAACCTCGGCGGCACCAACACCGCCGAGGCCGTCCGCGCCCACTACCGGGGCCACGACCGGGTGGTGATCGTCACCGACGAACAGGCCTACGGCGACTTCCCGCACGATCCGCTGGAGTCCGTCCCCGCCCACGTCCCCTGCTACACCTGGAACCTGGCCGGCTACCGCACCGGCCACGCCCCCTCCGGCACCGGCAACCGCCACACCTTCGGCGGCCTGACCGACGCCGCGTTCCGCCTCGTCCCGCTGCTGGAGGCGGGGCAGGACGCGGCCTGGCCGTGGGAGCGGGACCGGCGGAGTTCGAAGCGGCACCCGGAGGTCCGGCCCTGA
- a CDS encoding 8-oxoguanine deaminase, translated as MAVQPPAADRRIVIENVAIATVDARDTEYARGHVVLLGNTIESVGDGPAPAWLDNVARRINGEGHLLTPGLVNTHHHFYQWITRGLAQDHILFDWLVALYPTWARIDEDLVHAATQGSAAALLKSGCTTASDHHYVFPRGGGDVLGASVAGVQELGLRFTALRGSMDRSQKDGGLPPDHAVEDTDEILAASESAVDKWHDASFGSMLQVAIAPCSPFSVSTELMRQSAELARRKGVRLHTHGSETAEEEEFCKQLFGMGPTDYFESTGWLGEDVWMAHCVHMNDSDIAKFAETGTGVAHCPSSNARLAAGIARVPDMLRAGVPVGLGVDGTASNESGELGTELRNALLVNRLHGRPDALTVRQALRLGTMGGARVLGRQREIGSIEAGKLADLALWKVDGVLHSSIADPVAALVLGALPPLATLFVNGNAVVENGRLTTVDEDRIALAAARAARDLAARG; from the coding sequence ATGGCAGTCCAGCCCCCAGCCGCCGACCGGCGGATCGTGATCGAGAACGTCGCGATCGCCACCGTCGACGCCCGCGACACCGAGTACGCCCGCGGCCACGTGGTGCTGCTCGGCAACACCATCGAGTCGGTCGGCGACGGGCCCGCGCCCGCCTGGCTGGACAACGTGGCGCGGCGGATCAACGGCGAGGGGCACCTGCTCACCCCCGGGCTGGTCAACACCCACCACCACTTCTACCAGTGGATCACCCGCGGACTGGCCCAGGACCACATCCTGTTCGACTGGCTGGTGGCGCTCTACCCGACCTGGGCCCGGATCGACGAGGACCTGGTGCACGCCGCCACCCAGGGCTCCGCCGCCGCGCTGCTCAAGTCGGGCTGCACCACCGCCTCCGACCACCACTACGTCTTCCCGCGCGGCGGCGGCGACGTGCTCGGCGCCTCGGTGGCCGGCGTGCAGGAGCTGGGGCTGCGGTTCACCGCGCTGCGCGGCTCGATGGACCGCAGCCAGAAGGACGGCGGCCTGCCGCCGGACCACGCGGTCGAGGACACCGACGAGATCCTCGCCGCGTCCGAGAGCGCCGTCGACAAGTGGCACGACGCCTCGTTCGGCTCGATGCTCCAGGTCGCGATCGCGCCCTGCTCGCCGTTCTCGGTCTCCACCGAACTGATGCGGCAGTCGGCCGAGTTGGCCCGTCGCAAGGGCGTGCGGCTGCACACCCACGGCTCGGAGACCGCCGAGGAGGAGGAGTTCTGCAAGCAGCTGTTCGGGATGGGCCCGACCGACTACTTCGAGTCGACGGGCTGGCTCGGCGAGGACGTCTGGATGGCGCACTGCGTGCACATGAACGACTCCGACATCGCCAAGTTCGCCGAGACCGGCACCGGCGTGGCGCACTGCCCGTCCTCCAACGCCCGCCTGGCGGCCGGGATCGCCCGCGTGCCCGACATGCTGCGGGCCGGCGTGCCGGTCGGCCTGGGCGTGGACGGCACCGCCTCCAACGAGTCCGGCGAGCTGGGCACCGAACTGCGCAACGCGCTCCTCGTCAACCGCCTGCACGGCCGGCCCGACGCCCTGACGGTGCGCCAGGCGCTGCGGCTGGGAACCATGGGCGGCGCGCGGGTGCTGGGCCGCCAGCGCGAGATCGGCTCGATCGAGGCCGGCAAGCTCGCCGACCTGGCCCTGTGGAAGGTCGACGGCGTCCTGCACTCCTCGATCGCCGACCCGGTCGCCGCGCTCGTCCTCGGCGCGCTCCCGCCGCTGGCCACCCTGTTCGTGAACGGCAACGCGGTCGTCGAGAACGGCCGCCTCACCACCGTCGACGAGGACCGCATCGCCCTCGCCGCCGCCCGCGCCGCCCGCGACCTCGCCGCCCGCGGCTGA
- a CDS encoding nucleobase:cation symporter-2 family protein translates to MALRTTPTTDDGSTPTHPVDEVLSPPKLFGTGLQHVAAMYAGVVAPPLIVGAGVGLTPGELALLISASLFTAGLATLLQTLGVWRIGARLPFVNGVSFAGVAPMLAIAKGSIESKGGPKDALPVVFGAVIVAGVLCFLAAPYFCRLVRFFPPVVQGTVITLIGVSLLPVAVNWARGGSPGAPGYGSPKAVGLAALTLAAVVLGNRLLRGFWQQMSLLIGLAVGTVAAFPLGLADFSGIGDAQVFALPSPFHFGGPRFDAAAIASMCIVMVVSMTESTADMLALGRIVGREADEPTLAAGLRADGLATAVSPVFNGFACSAFAQNIGLVALTRVRSRYVVAAGGGILVLLGLFPVLGALVSLVPQPVLGGAGIVLFGTVAASGIRTLAEAGMESTSHTVLVSVSLGVGIVPIAAPTFYDGFPEAVRTLMHSGISAGCLAAVLLNLLFHHVGSAGRSLQGVPPWQSSPQPPTGGS, encoded by the coding sequence ATGGCACTCCGCACCACCCCCACCACTGACGACGGTTCCACCCCCACCCACCCGGTCGACGAGGTGCTCTCCCCGCCGAAGCTGTTCGGCACCGGGCTGCAGCACGTCGCCGCGATGTACGCCGGCGTGGTCGCTCCACCGCTGATCGTGGGCGCGGGCGTCGGGCTGACCCCCGGCGAACTCGCCCTGCTGATATCGGCCAGCCTGTTCACCGCCGGGCTGGCCACCCTGCTGCAGACCCTCGGCGTCTGGCGGATCGGGGCCCGGCTCCCGTTCGTCAACGGCGTTTCGTTCGCCGGCGTCGCCCCGATGCTGGCGATCGCGAAGGGCTCGATTGAAAGTAAGGGGGGACCGAAGGACGCCCTCCCGGTGGTCTTCGGGGCGGTGATCGTCGCGGGGGTCCTGTGCTTCCTCGCGGCGCCGTACTTCTGCCGGCTGGTCAGGTTCTTCCCGCCGGTCGTGCAGGGCACCGTGATCACCCTCATCGGGGTGTCCCTGCTGCCGGTGGCGGTCAACTGGGCGCGCGGCGGCTCGCCGGGCGCGCCCGGCTACGGCTCCCCGAAGGCGGTCGGCCTGGCCGCGCTCACGCTGGCCGCGGTGGTGCTGGGCAACCGGCTGCTGCGGGGCTTCTGGCAGCAGATGTCCCTGCTGATCGGCCTGGCGGTCGGCACCGTCGCGGCCTTCCCGCTCGGCCTGGCCGACTTCTCCGGGATCGGCGACGCGCAGGTGTTCGCGCTGCCCTCGCCGTTCCACTTCGGCGGGCCGCGGTTCGACGCCGCGGCGATCGCGTCGATGTGCATCGTCATGGTGGTCTCGATGACCGAGTCCACCGCCGACATGCTGGCGCTGGGACGGATCGTCGGCCGCGAGGCGGACGAACCGACCCTGGCGGCGGGCCTGCGCGCGGACGGCCTGGCCACCGCGGTCAGCCCGGTGTTCAACGGCTTCGCGTGCAGCGCGTTCGCCCAGAACATCGGACTGGTGGCGCTCACCAGGGTGCGCAGCCGGTACGTGGTCGCGGCGGGCGGCGGCATCCTGGTGCTGCTGGGGCTGTTCCCGGTGCTCGGCGCGCTGGTGTCGCTGGTGCCGCAACCGGTGCTCGGCGGCGCGGGGATCGTGCTGTTCGGCACGGTCGCGGCGTCCGGCATCCGCACCCTCGCGGAGGCCGGGATGGAGTCCACCTCGCACACCGTCCTGGTGTCGGTCTCGCTCGGGGTGGGGATCGTTCCGATCGCCGCACCGACCTTCTACGACGGGTTCCCGGAGGCCGTCCGCACCCTGATGCACTCCGGCATCTCGGCCGGCTGCCTGGCCGCGGTGCTGCTCAACCTGCTGTTCCACCACGTCGGCTCCGCCGGCCGTTCCCTCCAAGGAGTACCCCCATGGCAGTCCAGCCCCCAGCCGCCGACCGGCGGATCGTGA
- the pucL gene encoding factor-independent urate hydroxylase produces MAHVLGQNQYGKAENRIVRVYRDSTRHEIKDLNVSVSLRGEFEDVHLTGSNANCLPTDTTKNTVYAYAKEHGIESAEGFGIRLARHFVEDTERGVVHSARIRIEEYGWERIRTPDSSSRFIGSEEVGHSFVRKGQEVRTTEVVYDGDRFRVVSGLKDLVVMNTTNSEFWGYIKDGYTTLQEAYDRILATQVTARWAFGFHGRDGEPEPNWNRSYQQVRRHLLEAFAETYSYSLQQTLHAMGTRVLNSRAEVDEVRLELPNKHHFLVDLEPFGLKNDNEVYYAADRMYGLIEGTVHREGVTPVIPVS; encoded by the coding sequence ATGGCCCACGTGCTCGGTCAGAACCAGTACGGCAAGGCGGAGAACCGCATCGTCCGGGTCTACCGCGATTCCACCCGCCACGAGATCAAGGACCTGAACGTCTCGGTCTCGCTGCGCGGCGAGTTCGAGGACGTCCACCTCACCGGCTCGAACGCCAACTGCCTGCCCACCGACACCACCAAGAACACCGTGTACGCCTACGCCAAGGAGCACGGCATCGAGTCCGCCGAGGGCTTCGGCATCCGGCTCGCCCGGCACTTCGTCGAGGACACCGAGCGCGGCGTGGTGCACAGCGCCCGGATCCGGATCGAGGAGTACGGCTGGGAGCGGATCAGGACCCCCGACTCGTCCTCCCGGTTCATCGGCTCGGAGGAGGTCGGCCACTCCTTCGTCCGCAAGGGCCAGGAGGTGCGCACCACCGAGGTGGTGTACGACGGCGACCGGTTCCGGGTGGTCTCCGGGCTCAAGGACCTGGTGGTGATGAACACCACCAACTCCGAGTTCTGGGGCTACATCAAGGACGGGTACACCACCCTCCAGGAGGCGTACGACCGCATCCTGGCCACCCAGGTGACGGCCCGTTGGGCGTTCGGCTTCCACGGCCGCGACGGCGAGCCGGAGCCGAACTGGAACCGCTCGTACCAGCAGGTGCGCCGCCACCTGCTGGAGGCGTTCGCCGAGACCTACTCCTACTCGCTGCAGCAGACCCTGCACGCGATGGGCACCCGGGTGCTGAACAGCCGCGCCGAGGTGGACGAGGTCCGCCTGGAGCTGCCGAACAAGCACCACTTCCTGGTCGACCTGGAGCCGTTCGGACTGAAGAACGACAACGAGGTCTACTACGCCGCCGACCGGATGTACGGCCTGATCGAGGGCACCGTGCACCGCGAGGGCGTCACCCCGGTCATCCCGGTCTCCTGA
- the uraH gene encoding hydroxyisourate hydrolase yields the protein MTGISTHVLDTSLGRPAEGVPVELALHTEGGWKVLGTSATDSDGRVRDLPAAEAGSVVRLLFDTAAYYAGSAERPFFPEVSIVFTVAPAQHHYHVPLLLNPFGYSVYRGS from the coding sequence GTGACCGGCATCTCCACGCACGTGCTCGACACCAGCCTCGGCCGCCCGGCCGAAGGCGTCCCGGTCGAGCTGGCACTGCACACCGAGGGTGGCTGGAAGGTGCTCGGCACCTCCGCCACGGACTCCGACGGCCGGGTCAGGGACCTGCCGGCCGCGGAGGCGGGCTCGGTCGTCCGGCTGCTCTTCGACACCGCGGCGTACTACGCGGGGTCGGCCGAGCGGCCGTTCTTCCCCGAGGTCTCGATCGTCTTCACGGTCGCGCCCGCGCAGCACCACTACCACGTGCCGTTGCTGCTCAACCCGTTCGGCTACTCGGTCTACCGCGGAAGCTAG
- the uraD gene encoding 2-oxo-4-hydroxy-4-carboxy-5-ureidoimidazoline decarboxylase — protein sequence MTQPPPALSALAATGASELREILLEVCSSPAWAAAVAASRPWHDREDLRAANAKATAGLSAADLRDAMAGHARIGAPKPGDAVSEREQAGVRGVDPSVLDELRTANAAYEAKFGHVFLICATGRTADGMLAALRERYPHDAATEAEVVRGELRKINDIRINQLLDVRQ from the coding sequence GTGACCCAGCCACCCCCTGCCCTCTCGGCCCTGGCCGCCACCGGCGCGTCCGAGCTGAGGGAGATCCTGCTGGAGGTCTGCTCCAGCCCCGCCTGGGCCGCCGCCGTCGCGGCGTCCCGCCCCTGGCACGACCGCGAGGACCTGCGGGCCGCCAACGCGAAGGCGACGGCGGGGCTCTCCGCGGCCGACCTGCGCGACGCGATGGCCGGCCACGCCCGGATCGGCGCCCCCAAGCCGGGGGACGCCGTCTCCGAGCGCGAACAGGCCGGCGTCCGGGGCGTCGACCCGTCCGTGCTGGACGAGTTGCGCACGGCCAACGCCGCCTACGAGGCGAAGTTCGGCCACGTCTTCCTGATCTGCGCCACCGGCCGCACCGCGGACGGCATGCTCGCCGCGCTGCGCGAGCGGTACCCGCACGACGCCGCCACCGAGGCGGAGGTCGTCCGGGGCGAGCTGCGGAAGATCAACGACATTCGCATCAATCAACTGCTTGACGTTCGTCAGTGA
- a CDS encoding helix-turn-helix domain-containing protein: MSDALDHPLAAALEPLLAAVGATAVAPSEARAEDVVLEWDGTPAVAVRLPHLSSALDRLLAEMARQFDGRPLAELDRAEKQRVVALLEERGAFTVRHGVETVASALGVSRFTVYNYLNRQEKA; the protein is encoded by the coding sequence GTGAGCGACGCCCTGGACCACCCGCTCGCCGCCGCCCTGGAGCCGCTGCTGGCCGCCGTCGGCGCGACCGCGGTCGCACCGTCCGAGGCCCGCGCGGAGGACGTCGTGCTGGAGTGGGACGGCACGCCCGCCGTCGCGGTGCGGCTGCCACACCTGAGCAGCGCGCTGGACCGGCTGCTGGCCGAGATGGCCCGGCAGTTCGACGGCCGGCCGCTGGCCGAGCTGGACCGCGCGGAGAAGCAGCGGGTGGTCGCCCTGCTGGAGGAGCGCGGCGCGTTCACCGTCCGCCACGGGGTGGAGACCGTCGCGTCGGCGCTCGGGGTCAGCCGGTTCACCGTGTACAACTACCTGAACCGGCAGGAGAAGGCCTGA
- a CDS encoding thiamine-binding protein, translating to MVEFTTEPFELDGFPEHAKAARRAVDEAGLAVSVGPFGTSAEGDAEQALAAVTRLLRETLAAGASRISVQVSVLDEEPGAPGGRGPEGAAPTGPEGGDKP from the coding sequence ATGGTGGAGTTCACGACAGAGCCGTTCGAACTGGACGGGTTCCCCGAGCACGCCAAGGCCGCGCGCCGCGCGGTGGACGAGGCGGGGCTCGCCGTCTCGGTGGGGCCGTTCGGCACCAGCGCCGAGGGCGACGCCGAGCAGGCCCTGGCCGCCGTCACCCGCCTGCTGCGGGAGACCCTGGCGGCGGGGGCGAGCCGGATCTCGGTCCAGGTCAGCGTGCTGGACGAGGAGCCCGGCGCCCCGGGGGGCCGCGGGCCCGAAGGAGCCGCGCCGACCGGACCGGAAGGAGGGGATAAGCCGTGA